One segment of Primulina tabacum isolate GXHZ01 chromosome 6, ASM2559414v2, whole genome shotgun sequence DNA contains the following:
- the LOC142548339 gene encoding protein SMALL AUXIN UP-REGULATED RNA 51-like: MASAIKKVNMIARIVRLRQVVRSWKAKSLTRLASRYISPDSDDSDASKRRTPSGSVAVYVGQDRRRFVIPTRFLNMPVFGDLLHEAEEEFGFQTTGGLLLPCEPSFFEEILCYLEEDEEKFCGFELNEFLRMCSGESLDRPRCKENLLRRVPATASLHCCRRLGFEYI, encoded by the coding sequence ATGGCATCCGCCATCAAGAAAGTCAACATGATCGCCCGAATCGTGCGGCTGAGGCAAGTCGTCCGCAGCTGGAAAGCCAAGAGCCTCACGCGCCTCGCGTCGCGCTATATCTCCCCAGATTCCGACGACTCCGACGCTTCCAAACGCCGGACTCCCTCCGGTTCCGTCGCTGTCTACGTCGGCCAGGATCGCCGCAGATTCGTAATACCCACCCGGTTCCTTAACATGCCCGTTTTCGGGGACCTCCTCCACGAGGCGGAAGAGGAGTTCGGATTCCAGACGACCGGCGGTTTGCTTCTGCCCTGCGAACCGAGTTTCTTCGAAGAAATCTTGTGTTATCTCGAGGAGGATGAAGAGAAGTTCTGCGGTTTTGAGTTGAACGAGTTCTTGCGAATGTGTTCTGGAGAATCTTTAGACCGGCCGCGTTGTAAAGAAAATCTTCTGCGTCGGGTTCCTGCCACGGCTTCACTCCATTGCTGCAGAAGACTGGGGTTTGAATATATATga